From Pseudomonadota bacterium, the proteins below share one genomic window:
- a CDS encoding HAMP domain-containing protein, with protein MRQNIKNATAGLLLRILALFPDHLPIVYKISLLIAGLIIVCSATLSSVLVYDQGRIMEDQINDLGNTVVTHLARAAREPLLAEDKLAMGVLVSSLVAGESVIGTEIFSPEGESIVKAGISPFAYESLQPGFSPGDMIAGAGKNQRWSWHLSFSEKHKVNVVSFVSPIIFNDLTAGYAMVTFSQQALDLSKEKALISIAVATVIIMILGIILAHHLSKHISKPVDHFMEAIEAFDSGNYHFRFNDRRRNEVGQLMNAFDRMADGMVQKIQVEKALERYLSPQIARQVLSNFDSIKLGGKRISGSVLFADIVGFTKISERLAPEELAEILNRFFSLITRACEVNTGVVDKYMGDCVMLVFGTPEEDEEHAFHAALCGLLIRKLVEHENGIREKAGLFPIKFRIGINSGSMLAGNMGSKEKMEYTVVGDSVNLASRLCTIATADQIVVSNEFYNQKYIRQRVIARAHIPMQLRGVEEMVATFLVKDLAADYKEILARQFQSVIDSDFS; from the coding sequence ATGCGTCAAAACATAAAAAACGCGACCGCAGGGCTGTTGCTGCGGATCCTTGCCCTTTTCCCGGACCATCTGCCGATTGTCTATAAAATATCCCTGTTGATCGCCGGACTCATTATTGTCTGCAGCGCCACCTTGAGTTCGGTCCTGGTCTATGACCAGGGGCGGATCATGGAAGACCAGATCAACGACCTCGGCAACACGGTGGTCACCCATCTCGCCCGCGCAGCAAGGGAACCGCTCCTTGCCGAGGACAAACTGGCGATGGGCGTACTGGTCTCAAGCCTGGTAGCGGGTGAAAGTGTGATCGGCACCGAGATATTTTCACCTGAGGGAGAAAGCATCGTGAAGGCGGGAATCAGCCCCTTCGCGTATGAATCCCTGCAACCGGGCTTTTCACCGGGAGATATGATCGCCGGCGCCGGGAAAAACCAGCGCTGGTCATGGCACCTGTCGTTTTCTGAAAAACACAAAGTCAATGTGGTTTCTTTTGTCAGCCCGATCATTTTCAACGACCTCACCGCCGGATACGCGATGGTGACTTTCAGTCAGCAGGCCCTTGACCTTTCCAAGGAAAAAGCGCTGATCTCAATTGCTGTCGCCACGGTTATCATCATGATTCTGGGCATCATTCTCGCCCATCACTTAAGCAAACATATCTCGAAACCGGTAGACCACTTCATGGAAGCGATCGAGGCCTTTGACAGCGGCAATTATCACTTCCGCTTCAATGACCGGCGGCGCAATGAGGTCGGGCAGCTTATGAATGCGTTCGATAGAATGGCCGATGGCATGGTACAGAAAATCCAGGTCGAAAAGGCGCTGGAACGCTACCTTTCACCCCAGATAGCCAGACAGGTCCTGTCAAATTTTGATTCGATAAAGCTTGGCGGCAAGCGAATTTCCGGTTCCGTCCTTTTTGCCGATATCGTCGGCTTTACAAAAATCAGCGAGCGGCTTGCTCCGGAAGAACTGGCAGAGATCCTCAACCGTTTCTTCTCTCTCATCACCCGGGCCTGTGAGGTCAATACGGGAGTGGTTGACAAATACATGGGAGATTGCGTCATGCTGGTCTTCGGCACCCCGGAAGAGGATGAGGAGCATGCCTTTCATGCTGCCCTCTGCGGGCTTTTGATCAGAAAACTGGTGGAGCATGAAAATGGCATCCGGGAAAAAGCGGGGCTTTTCCCGATCAAGTTCCGGATCGGCATCAATTCCGGCAGTATGCTGGCCGGAAATATGGGCTCAAAGGAAAAAATGGAATACACCGTGGTCGGCGACTCGGTAAATCTTGCCTCCCGCCTCTGCACCATAGCGACCGCGGACCAGATCGTGGTCAGCAACGAATTCTACAACCAGAAATATATCCGCCAGAGAGTTATCGCCAGAGCCCATATCCCCATGCAGCTTCGCGGTGTGGAAGAAATGGTCGCCACTTTTCTCGTAAAAGACCTCGCCGCCGACTATAAAGAGATTCTCGCCAGGCAGTTCCAGTCGGTAATCGACAGTGACTTTTCCTGA
- a CDS encoding HD-GYP domain-containing protein produces MVGKPLYNSRITNTYLKLVRKKYPGIDIAGLLQYAGMEPYQVEDEGHWFSQEQVNRFQQKLVSLTGNGDIAREAGIFTASPEVMGGIRRYLLGLASPAKAYALVGRFTGKFTRSSRYESRKLGHNKIEYVVTPFKGVTEAPFQCRNRLGYLEAIARLFDYKPPKIEHPECLFKGGVACRYIVSWNESPFRRWQKIRNVVTPALVIAVPLAYFFSPHEFFNTVLVPVSISIFLLLSLIISLLRVKELEGAVRSLQESSDELIEQTNINYKNSLLINEIGQALNKELEISGLLENIAKALKRWLDYDRGLILMANRKGTRLVFQTGYGYSHNQQEMLKEVSFHLDTPGSKGMFVRSFKEKRPFLMNDIDEVKDELSAKSYEFAVKMGAKSFICCPIVYEDESLGILAVDNIDTKRPLLERDKNLLMGVANQIAISIRNAKLMDERLKQFESILEVLVASTDARDPITAGHSIRVTEFVTGICREMGLSTEYTEMIRVASLLHDYGKIGVEDEILKKPGRLSPEQYEAIKTHADKSRRILEKIKFEGIYQEVPSIVGSHHERIDGTGYPRGLKGSEIPLGSKIIAVADVFEALTSRRQYREPVPAEEALNKIVSRIGSYYDRKAVEALIVCHNKKETGSPYRYPAAAGVSEKDVKIPSGV; encoded by the coding sequence ATGGTGGGAAAACCTCTTTATAACAGCAGGATCACAAACACCTACCTGAAACTGGTGCGGAAAAAGTATCCCGGAATTGATATTGCCGGGCTGCTGCAATACGCCGGGATGGAGCCCTACCAGGTTGAAGACGAGGGGCACTGGTTCAGTCAGGAGCAGGTCAACAGGTTCCAGCAGAAGCTGGTCTCTCTTACCGGCAATGGAGATATTGCGAGGGAAGCAGGGATATTTACCGCTTCACCCGAAGTCATGGGGGGAATCAGGAGATATCTGCTCGGTCTGGCGAGCCCTGCCAAGGCCTATGCTCTGGTCGGAAGATTTACCGGCAAATTCACCCGCTCCTCCCGATACGAATCCCGGAAACTCGGACACAACAAGATTGAATATGTCGTGACTCCCTTCAAGGGGGTTACCGAAGCGCCATTTCAATGCCGCAACAGGCTAGGCTATCTCGAAGCCATTGCCCGGCTTTTCGATTATAAGCCCCCGAAGATTGAACATCCCGAGTGTTTGTTCAAGGGGGGAGTGGCCTGCCGTTATATCGTATCCTGGAACGAGTCGCCTTTCCGGCGCTGGCAGAAGATCAGGAATGTTGTCACCCCCGCTCTGGTGATTGCTGTTCCACTTGCCTACTTTTTCTCGCCCCATGAATTTTTTAACACTGTTCTGGTTCCGGTTTCGATCTCGATTTTTCTTCTTTTGAGTCTGATCATTTCTTTGCTGCGAGTAAAGGAGTTGGAGGGCGCGGTCAGGAGCCTCCAGGAATCTTCCGATGAACTGATAGAACAGACCAACATCAATTATAAAAATTCACTGCTGATCAATGAAATCGGGCAGGCACTCAACAAGGAGCTTGAAATTTCCGGGCTGCTGGAGAATATCGCCAAGGCCCTGAAAAGATGGCTCGATTACGACCGCGGGCTGATCCTGATGGCAAACAGGAAAGGGACGAGGCTTGTTTTTCAAACCGGCTATGGATACAGCCACAACCAGCAGGAGATGCTCAAAGAGGTAAGTTTTCATCTGGACACACCGGGATCGAAAGGGATGTTTGTCCGTTCCTTCAAGGAAAAGCGTCCATTTCTGATGAATGATATCGATGAGGTGAAAGATGAACTTTCGGCCAAGAGCTACGAATTTGCGGTGAAAATGGGGGCAAAATCCTTTATCTGCTGCCCCATTGTCTATGAAGATGAGTCCCTCGGCATTCTCGCGGTTGACAATATTGATACGAAGAGACCGCTTCTGGAGCGGGACAAGAATCTGCTCATGGGGGTGGCGAACCAGATTGCGATCAGTATCCGGAATGCGAAACTCATGGACGAAAGATTAAAACAGTTTGAATCGATTCTGGAGGTGCTTGTCGCCTCAACGGATGCCCGGGATCCGATCACTGCCGGGCACTCGATACGGGTGACCGAATTCGTCACCGGCATCTGCCGGGAAATGGGGCTCTCTACCGAGTATACCGAGATGATCAGGGTTGCCTCCCTTCTTCATGATTACGGCAAGATCGGTGTCGAGGATGAGATTCTAAAAAAACCTGGCCGTTTGAGTCCCGAGCAGTATGAAGCCATCAAAACCCATGCCGATAAATCGAGACGGATTCTTGAAAAGATCAAATTTGAGGGAATTTATCAGGAGGTCCCTTCCATTGTAGGTTCTCACCATGAAAGAATAGACGGCACCGGATACCCCAGAGGCCTGAAGGGGTCTGAAATTCCTCTGGGTTCAAAGATCATCGCAGTGGCGGATGTGTTTGAGGCTTTGACCTCAAGGAGGCAATACCGTGAACCGGTCCCGGCTGAAGAGGCCCTGAACAAGATTGTTTCGCGAATAGGCAGCTATTATGACCGGAAAGCCGTTGAGGCGCTGATCGTCTGCCATAATAAAAAGGAGACCGGCTCTCCCTACAGGTATCCGGCGGCTGCCGGGGTGTCTGAAAAAGATGTGAAGATTCCGTCAGGCGTTTGA
- a CDS encoding methyltransferase domain-containing protein has protein sequence MTNPNYLMESEDESLRLELKTDENKVLEQAVWAGIKAGMQVADLGCGPGKTTLAISKIIQPGGEITGVDFSEDRIRYALEHYKAPGMNFCCRDIRMPLDDLGRFDFVWVRFVLEYYLTGGREIVENALKILKPGGTICLIDLDNNCLNHYGIPARLERTIREIMSLLQERSNFDPYAGRKLYSFLYDLGLQEIDVSVAGHHVIYGRLEDADAFNWLKKAEVAPKKVGYGFAEYPGGYDEFLEEFKNFFHSPRRFTYSPIILCKAVKPSP, from the coding sequence ATGACAAATCCAAATTATCTCATGGAAAGCGAGGACGAGTCTCTTAGGCTGGAGCTCAAGACCGATGAAAACAAGGTCCTTGAGCAGGCAGTCTGGGCCGGCATAAAAGCCGGGATGCAGGTCGCCGACCTGGGATGCGGCCCCGGAAAAACGACCCTGGCGATCAGCAAAATTATCCAGCCCGGCGGAGAAATCACCGGGGTCGATTTCTCGGAAGACCGGATCAGATACGCTCTTGAGCATTACAAAGCCCCCGGAATGAATTTCTGCTGCCGGGATATCAGGATGCCGCTGGATGATCTCGGCCGATTCGATTTCGTCTGGGTTCGATTCGTCCTCGAATACTACCTGACCGGCGGCCGGGAAATAGTGGAAAATGCCCTGAAGATCCTGAAACCGGGCGGGACCATCTGCCTGATCGATCTCGACAACAACTGTCTCAATCATTACGGGATTCCTGCCCGTCTGGAAAGAACCATCCGGGAGATCATGTCTCTGCTGCAGGAAAGAAGTAATTTCGACCCTTACGCCGGCAGAAAACTCTATTCATTTCTCTATGATCTCGGATTGCAAGAAATCGATGTAAGCGTGGCGGGACACCATGTTATCTATGGCAGACTTGAAGATGCAGACGCCTTTAACTGGTTGAAAAAAGCTGAAGTCGCCCCGAAAAAAGTCGGGTACGGATTCGCTGAGTACCCCGGCGGATACGATGAATTTTTAGAAGAGTTCAAAAACTTTTTCCACAGCCCGAGAAGATTCACCTATTCACCAATCATCCTCTGCAAGGCGGTAAAACCCTCTCCATAA